Proteins encoded within one genomic window of Companilactobacillus sp.:
- the metE gene encoding 5-methyltetrahydropteroyltriglutamate--homocysteine S-methyltransferase, translating to MTTSIIGFPRIGENRELKFNTEKYWRNEITEAQLQDFAKNLRKEHWELVKNAGIDDIPSNDFSFFDNTLDTAVLFNIIPDNVKALDLSPLDRYFALARGYHGDKGDVKALPMKKWYNTNYHYLVPQVYEDTDIKLNGTKIFDEYQEAKDAGIQTRPTLVGPFTLLSLSEYHNSKPDTIFDKLVDTYKQVFAKLADQGAEWIQLDEPELVKDVTGEKYDLFIRVYKELLKDKQTNLKILVQTYFGDVRDVYDDLINLPIDGVGLDFHEGRKTAELVKSGFPDDKVLFAGVVNGKNIWRNHYEDTINLIKSLPAKNIVLSTSCSLLHVPFTIENEEFPEDIKKHFAFAKEKLTELKEIQAILSGKDQAAETRNKELFEKPRVKEDPKVHERVASLQDDDFTRHPSLEERAKIQKAEFKLPVLPTTTIGSFPQTKEVRKTRAQFRKHEITQEEYDKFLAGHIDEWLKWQEDIGLDVLVHGEFERNDMVEYFGQNLDGYLFSKNGWVQSYGTRGVKPPIIWGDVARNKPITVKWSKYAQSKTDKIVKGMLTGPVTILNWSFPREDISKRESTIQIALAIQDEVLDLEKNGIKIIQIDEAALREKLPLRKSDWYSEYLDWAIPAFRLVHSKVKPETQIHTHMCYSEFTDIIPAIQNMDADVISFEASRSNLEILDALQAEHFKLQVGPGVYDIHSPRIPSVDEIKNTIHKIIDKVPVQKVWINPDCGLKTRGIKEAKASVENLTEAAKEVRAEVKEEI from the coding sequence GACTTCTCATTTTTTGATAATACTCTAGATACAGCGGTATTGTTCAACATTATTCCTGATAACGTTAAAGCATTGGATCTATCCCCACTTGATCGCTATTTTGCTCTCGCACGTGGCTATCATGGCGACAAAGGCGACGTAAAAGCTTTACCTATGAAGAAATGGTACAACACAAACTACCACTACTTAGTACCTCAAGTTTATGAAGATACAGATATCAAATTAAACGGAACAAAGATTTTTGACGAATACCAAGAAGCTAAAGACGCTGGTATTCAAACACGCCCAACGTTGGTTGGTCCTTTCACATTGCTTAGTTTGAGCGAATATCACAACTCAAAGCCTGATACGATTTTTGACAAATTAGTCGACACCTACAAACAAGTTTTTGCAAAGCTAGCTGACCAAGGTGCAGAATGGATCCAATTAGACGAGCCTGAACTAGTTAAGGACGTTACTGGTGAAAAATACGACTTGTTCATCAGAGTTTATAAAGAACTTCTAAAAGACAAGCAAACTAACTTGAAGATCTTAGTTCAAACTTACTTTGGCGACGTCCGTGATGTATACGATGACTTGATCAATTTGCCAATCGACGGTGTTGGTTTAGACTTCCACGAAGGTCGTAAAACAGCTGAACTAGTTAAATCAGGTTTCCCAGATGACAAAGTGCTTTTTGCCGGAGTCGTTAATGGTAAAAATATTTGGCGCAATCATTATGAAGATACGATCAATTTGATCAAGTCATTGCCTGCTAAAAATATCGTTCTCTCAACTTCATGTTCATTGCTCCACGTTCCTTTTACAATCGAAAACGAAGAATTCCCAGAAGATATCAAGAAACACTTCGCTTTTGCTAAAGAGAAATTGACTGAATTAAAAGAGATCCAAGCTATCTTGTCTGGAAAAGATCAAGCTGCTGAAACTCGCAACAAAGAATTGTTCGAAAAACCTCGTGTCAAAGAAGACCCTAAGGTTCACGAACGTGTCGCATCATTACAAGACGATGACTTTACACGTCACCCATCACTTGAAGAACGTGCCAAGATTCAAAAAGCCGAATTTAAGCTACCTGTATTGCCTACAACTACGATCGGATCATTTCCACAAACTAAAGAAGTCAGAAAGACTCGTGCCCAATTTAGAAAACACGAAATCACTCAAGAAGAATACGACAAATTTTTAGCCGGACACATCGACGAATGGTTGAAGTGGCAAGAAGATATCGGTTTGGACGTCCTAGTTCATGGCGAATTCGAACGTAACGACATGGTTGAGTACTTCGGCCAAAATCTGGATGGTTACCTATTCAGTAAAAACGGTTGGGTTCAATCATACGGTACTCGTGGCGTTAAGCCTCCAATCATCTGGGGCGACGTTGCCAGAAACAAACCTATCACCGTTAAATGGTCAAAATACGCTCAAAGCAAAACTGACAAGATTGTCAAAGGTATGTTGACAGGACCAGTAACAATTTTGAACTGGTCATTCCCACGTGAAGATATTTCTAAACGTGAATCAACTATTCAAATTGCTTTAGCAATTCAAGACGAAGTTTTGGATCTTGAAAAAAATGGTATTAAGATCATTCAAATTGATGAAGCAGCTTTACGTGAAAAACTACCACTTAGAAAATCAGACTGGTACTCAGAATACCTTGATTGGGCAATCCCAGCCTTTAGATTAGTTCACAGTAAAGTTAAACCTGAAACACAAATCCACACGCATATGTGCTATTCAGAATTTACAGATATTATTCCTGCCATCCAAAACATGGATGCTGACGTTATTTCATTTGAAGCCTCACGTTCAAATCTCGAGATTTTGGATGCTTTGCAGGCTGAACACTTCAAGCTTCAAGTCGGACCTGGTGTCTACGATATCCATTCGCCACGTATCCCATCTGTCGACGAGATCAAGAACACGATCCACAAGATCATCGACAAAGTCCCTGTTCAAAAAGTCTGGATCAATCCTGATTGCGGACTCAAGACTCGTGGAATCAAAGAAGCAAAAGCAAGTGTCGAGAACTTAACAGAAGCTGCCAAGGAAGTTAGAGCGGAAGTTAAAGAGGAGATTTAG
- the metF gene encoding methylenetetrahydrofolate reductase [NAD(P)H] → MATQNAGPRLSFEVFPPNSQVGVDKLTGTLDELKGLDPSFISVTCSNHKLDYAKTTIDLAKYVHEKLDCPTMVHMPAAYVTKKEVSHILDQLELMHIDQILALRGDIVDGFTPETDFKYASDLTKFIKQQKPNFHVSGAAYPETHPDSKNRIDDIVHLKQKVDAGCDQLITQLFYDNDEFYRFQEECAISGINVPILAGIMPVVNRKQALHVVENCHATLPKKFIAILDKYKDNPVALKEAGIAYAVDQIVDLVTNDVDGIHLYTMNKSDTAKHIYNNTASLFNLESASPIVD, encoded by the coding sequence ATGGCCACACAAAATGCAGGACCTCGTTTGTCCTTTGAGGTCTTCCCTCCTAATTCTCAAGTTGGGGTCGATAAGTTGACTGGAACTTTAGATGAATTGAAGGGTCTAGACCCTAGTTTTATCAGTGTTACTTGCAGCAACCACAAATTAGACTATGCCAAGACCACCATTGACCTAGCCAAGTACGTTCATGAAAAATTAGACTGTCCAACCATGGTCCACATGCCAGCTGCTTACGTTACTAAAAAAGAAGTCAGCCACATTTTGGATCAGTTGGAACTCATGCACATTGACCAGATCTTGGCATTGCGTGGAGACATCGTTGACGGATTCACTCCTGAGACAGACTTCAAATACGCTAGCGACCTGACTAAATTTATCAAACAGCAAAAGCCTAACTTTCATGTTTCTGGCGCTGCTTATCCAGAGACCCATCCCGATTCAAAAAATCGGATCGACGACATCGTCCACTTGAAGCAGAAGGTCGATGCTGGTTGCGACCAATTGATTACACAGCTTTTTTACGATAATGATGAATTCTATCGTTTCCAAGAAGAGTGTGCTATCTCTGGTATCAACGTGCCGATCTTGGCCGGTATCATGCCTGTTGTCAATCGTAAGCAAGCTCTACACGTCGTGGAAAACTGCCACGCAACCTTGCCTAAGAAGTTCATCGCTATCTTAGATAAGTACAAAGACAATCCAGTTGCTTTAAAAGAAGCTGGTATCGCTTATGCCGTCGACCAAATCGTTGACCTAGTAACTAACGACGTTGATGGAATTCACCTTTATACGATGAATAAATCCGATACAGCCAAACACATATACAACAACACAGCATCGCTTTTCAATTTGGAAAGTGCATCGCCAATTGTTGATTAA
- a CDS encoding type II toxin-antitoxin system Phd/YefM family antitoxin has protein sequence MKTTYTISEAEKNFSDITKDVNSEEKPVTIKSPEGTDYDVVIISKKHWDAMQETLHLAKNGVIDQIKEREKDGKFIDFDKAWNAE, from the coding sequence ATGAAAACAACTTACACAATTTCCGAAGCTGAGAAAAATTTTTCTGACATTACTAAAGATGTTAACTCTGAAGAAAAACCTGTGACCATCAAATCACCTGAAGGCACTGACTACGATGTCGTTATCATTAGCAAAAAACATTGGGATGCTATGCAAGAAACACTCCATTTGGCAAAGAACGGTGTAATTGATCAAATAAAAGAACGCGAAAAAGACGGCAAGTTCATTGATTTTGATAAAGCTTGGAATGCGGAATAA